In Panthera uncia isolate 11264 chromosome B4, Puncia_PCG_1.0, whole genome shotgun sequence, one genomic interval encodes:
- the CCT2 gene encoding T-complex protein 1 subunit beta: protein MASLSLAPVNIFKAGADEERAETARLSSFIGAIAIGDLVKSTLGPKGMDKILLSSGRDASLMVTNDGATILKNIGVDNPAAKVLVDMSRVQDDEVGDGTTSVTVLAAELLREAESLIAKKIHPQTIIAGWREATKAARQALLNSAVDHGSDEVKFRQDLMNIAGTTLSSKLLTHHKDHFTQLAVEAVLRLKGSGNLEAIHVIKKLGGSLADSYLDEGFLLDKKIGVNQPKRIENAKILIANTGMDTDKIKIFGSRVRVDSTAKVAEIEHAEKEKMKEKVERILKHGINCFINRQLIYNYPEQLFGAAGVMAIEHADFAGVERLALVTGGEIASTFDHPELVKLGSCKLIEEVMIGEDKLIHFSGVALGEACTIVLRGATQQILDEAERSLHDALCVLAQTVKDSRTVYGGGCSEMLMAHAVTQLASRTPGKEAVAMESYAKALRMLPTIIADNAGYDSADLVAQLRAAHSEGNTTAGLDMKEGTIGDMAALGITESFQVKRQVLLSAAEAAEVILRVDNIIKAAPRKRVPDHHPC, encoded by the exons ATG gcGTCCCTTTCCCTCGCACCCGTTAACATCTTCAAGGCTGGAGCTGATGAAGAGAGAGCAGAGACCGCTCGGCTG TCCTCTTTTATTGGTGCCATCGCTATTGGAGACTTGGTAAAGAGCACCTTGGGACCTAAGGGCATG gATAAAATTCTATTAAGCAGTGGACGAGATGCCTCTCTCATGGTAACCAATGATGGTGCAACTATTCTAAAAAACATTGGTGTGGACAACCCAGCAGCTAAAGTTTTAGTTG ATATGTCAAGGGTTCAAGATGATGAAGTTGGTGATGGCACTACCTCTGTTACTGTGTTAGCAGCAGAATTGCTAAGG GAAGCAGAATCTTTAATTGCAAAAAAGATTCACCCACAGACCATCATTGCTGGTTGGAGAGAAGCCACAAAGGCAGCAAGACAGGCTCTGTTGAATTCTGCAGTTGATCATGG ttctgACGAAGTTAAGTTCCGTCAGGATTTAATGAACATTGCAGGAACAACATTATCCTCAAAACTTCTTACTCATCACAAAGACCACTTTACTCAGTTAGCTGTAGAAGCTGTTCTCAGACTGAAAGGCTCTGGTAATTTGGAGGCAATTCATGTCATCAAGAAGCTAGGAGGAAGTCTGGCAGATTCCTATTTAGATGAAG GCTTTCTGTTGGATAAAAAAATTGGAGTAAATCAACCAAAGCGAATTGAAAATGCTAAAATTCTTATTGCAAACACGGGTATGGATACAGATAAAATAAAG ATATTTGGTTCCAGGGTAAGAGTTGATTCTACAGCAAAAGTGGCTGAAATAGAACacgcagaaaaggaaaaaatgaaggagaaagttGAACGTATTCTTAAGCATGGAATAAATTGCTTTATTAACAG gcAGTTAATTTATAATTATCCTGAACAGCTCTTTGGTGCTGCTGGTGTTATGGCTATTGAACATGCAGATTTTGCAGGTGTGGAACGCTTAGCTCTTGTCACAG GTGGTGAAATTGCTTCTACCTTTGACCACCCAGAACTAGTGAAGCTTGGAAGTTGTAAGCTTATTGAGGAAGTCATGATTGGAGAAGATAAACTGATCCACTTTTCTGGGGTAGCACTTG GTGAAGCTTGTACCATTGTTCTGCGTGGTGCCACTCAACAGATTTTAGATGAAGCAGAAAGATCTTTGCACGATGCTCTCTGTGTTCTTGCCCAAACTGTGAAGGATTCTAGAACAGTTTATGGAGGAG GCTGTTCCGAGATGCTGATGGCTCATGCTGTGACACAGCTTGCCAGTAGAACACCAGGCAAAGAAGCTGTTGCAATGGAGTCTTATGCTAAAGCACTGAGAATG TTGCCAACTATCATCGCCGATAACGCAGGCTATGACAGTGCAGATCTCGTGGCGCAGCTCCGAGCTGCCCATAGTGAAGGCAATACAACTGCTGGACTGG ATATGAAGGAAGGTACCATTGGAGATATGGCAGCACTGGGTATAACAGAAAGTTTCCAAGTAAAGCGACAAGTTCTTTTGAGTGCAGCTGAAGCAGCAGAGGTGATTCTGCGTGTGGACAACATTATCAAAGCAGCACCAAG